From a region of the Desmodus rotundus isolate HL8 chromosome 7, HLdesRot8A.1, whole genome shotgun sequence genome:
- the NEFH gene encoding neurofilament heavy polypeptide: MMSFSGADALLGTPFASLHGGGSLHYALARKGGAGGARSAAGSSSGFHSWTRTTVSSASASPSRFRGAAVASSTDSLDTLSNGPEGSMVAAVAARSEKEQLQVLNDRFAGYIDKVRQLEAHNRSLEGEAAALRQQQAGRAAMGELYEREVREMRGVVLRLGAARGQLRLEQEHLLEDIAHVRQRLDDEARQREEAEAAARALARFAQEAEAARVELQKKAQALQEECGYLRRHHQEEVGELLSQIQGCSAVQAQAQADSRDALKCDVTSALREIRAQLEGHAVQSTLQSEEWFRVRLDRLSEAAKVNTDAMRSAQEEITEYRRQLQSRTTELEALKSTKDSLERQRSELEERHQADIASYQEAIQQLDAELRNTKWEMAAQLREYQDLLNVKMALDIEIAAYRKLLEGEECRIGFGPSPFSLPEGLPKIPSTSTHIKVKSEEKIKVVEKSEKETVIVEEQTEEIQVTEEVTEEEEKEAKEEEAKEEEGGEEEEAEGEEEAAKSPPAEEAASPEKEAKSPEKEEAKSPAEAKSPAKAKSPMKEEAKSPAEVKSPEKAKSPVKEEAKSPAEVKSPEKAKSPVKEEAKSPGEVKSPEKAKSPAKEEAKSPAEVKSPEKAKSPVKEEAKSPEKAKSPVKEEAKSPEKAKSPVKEEAKSPEKAKTLDVKSPEAKTPVKEEVRSPADIKSPEKAKSPSKEEVKSPEKAKSPVKEEAKAPEKEVSKKEELKSPTKEEEKPQEVKVKEPPKKAEEEKTPATPKTEEKKDSKKDEVPKKETPKPEVQEKKEPAVEKPKEPKVEAKKEEAEDKKKAVTPEKEASAKEKDEAKPKEKTEVDKKDDAKAKEPSKAAEKEPEKPKKEETPAAPEKKDAKEEKATEAKKPEEKPKPEAQAKEEPSKEAPTPSKAQTEKAEKSSSTDQKDSRPPEKAAEDKAPKGEK; encoded by the exons ATGATGAGCTTCAGCGGCGCCGACGCGCTGCTGGGAACCCCGTTCGCGTCGCTGCACGGAGGTGGCAGCCTGCACTACGCGCTGGCTCGAAAGGGCGGCGCGGGCGGAGCGCGCTCGGCCGCCGGCTCGTCGAGTGGTTTCCACTCGTGGACGCGGACGACGGTGAGCTCCGCGTCGGCCTCACCGAGCCGTTTCCGCGGCGCGGCAGTCGCCTCCAGCACCGACTCGCTAGACACGCTGAGCAACGGACCGGAGGGCAGCATGGTGGCCGCGGTGGCAGCGCGCAGCGAGAAGGAGCAGCTGCAGGTGCTGAACGACCGCTTCGCGGGCTATATCGACAAGGTGCGGCAGCTGGAGGCTCACAACCGCAGCCTGGAGGGCGAGGCAGCGGCGCTGCGGCAACAGCAGGCGGGCCGCGCTGCCATGGGCGAGCTGTACGAGCGCGAGGTGCGCGAGATGCGCGGCGTCGTGCTGCGCCTGGGCGCGGCGCGCGGCCAGCTGCGCTTGGAGCAGGAGCACCTGCTCGAGGACATCGCGCACGTGCGCCAGCGCCTGGATGACGAGGCCCGGCAGCGCGAGGAGGCAGAGGCGGCTGCGCGCGCGCTCGCGCGCTTTGCGCAGGAGGCCGAGGCGGCGCGCGTGGAGCTGCAGAAGAAGGCGCAAGCCCTTCAGGAGGAGTGCGGCTACCTGCGGCGCCACCAccaggaagaggtgggggagcTGCTCAGCCAGATCCAGGGCTGCAGTGCCGTTCAGGCACAGGCACAGGCCGACTCGCGGGACGCCCTCAAATGCGACGTGACGTCGGCGCTGCGCGAGATCCGCGCGCAGCTCGAGGGCCACGCGGTGCAAAGCACGTTGCAGTCCGAGGAGTGGTTCCGAG TGAGGCTGGACCGACTGTCAGAGGCAGCCAAGGTGAACACAGATGCCATGCGTTCAGCACAGGAGGAGATAACTGAGTACCGGCGCCAGCTGCAGTCCAGGACCACAGAGCTGGAGGCCCTCAAAAGCACCAAGGACTCACTGGAGAGGCAGCGCTCTGAGCTGGAAGAACGGCATCAGGCTGACATCGCATCCTaccag GAAGCTATCCAGCAGCTGGATGCTGAGCTAAGGAACACCAAATGGGAGATGGCAGCCCAGCTCCGAGAGTATCAGGACTTGCTCAATGTCAAGATGGCTCTGGACATTGAGATTGCTGCTTACAG AAAACTCCTAGAGGGTGAAGAGTGTCGGATTGGCTTTGGCCCAAGTCCCTTTTCCCTTCCAGAAGGACTCCCTAAAATCCCTTCCACGTCCACTCACATAAAGGTCAAAAGTGAAGAGAAGATCAAGGTGGTAGAAAAGTCAGAGAAGGAAACTGTGATTGTGGAGGAACAGACAGAGGAGATCCAAGTGACCGAAGAAGTGactgaagaagaggagaaagaggccaaagaggaggaggccaaggaggaggaagggggagaagaggaggaagcggaaggggaagaagaagcagCAAAGTCTCCTCCAGCAGAAGAGGCTGCATCCCCAGAGAAGGAGGCCAAGTCcccagagaaggaagaggccaagtccccagcggaggccaagtccccagcCAAGGCCAAGTCCCCCATGAAAGAAGAAGCAAAATCGCCAGCTGAGGTGAAGTCCCCTGAgaaggccaagtccccagttaaGGAAGAAGCAAAGTCACCAGCTGAGGTCAAGTCCCCTGAAAAGGCCAAGTCCCCGGTGAAGGAGGAAGCCAAGTCCCCAGGGGAGGTCAAATCCCCAGAGAAAGCCAAGTCCCCAGCCAAGGAAGAAGCAAAATCACCAGCTGAGGTCAAGTCCCCTGAaaaggccaagtccccagtgaaGGAAGAAGCCAAGTCCCCTGAgaaggccaagtccccagtgaaGGAAGAAGCCAAGTCCCCTGAgaaggccaagtccccagtgaaGGAAGAAGCCAAGTCCCCTGAGAAGGCCAAGACTCTTGATGTGAAGTCCCCAGAAGCCAAGACCCCAGTGAAGGAGGAAGTAAGGTCCCCTGCAGACATCAAATCACCTGAAAAGGCCAAAAGCCCTAGCAAGGAGGAGGTCAAGTCCCCAGAGAAGGCCAAGTCTCCTGTGAAGGAGGAGGCCAAGGCTCCTGAGAAGGAGGTCTCCAAGAAGGAAGAGCTGAAGTCCCCCacgaaggaagaagagaaacccCAGGAGGTGAAGGTCAAAGAGCCCCCaaagaaggcagaggaagagaaaactcCAGCCACGCCAAAGACTGAGGAGAAGAAGGACAGCAAGAAAGACGAGGTGCCCAAGAAGGAGACTCCAAAGCCTGAGGTCCAGGAGAAGAAGGAACCTGCTGTGGAGAAGCCCAAGGAGCCCAAAGTTGAAGCCaagaaggaagaggcagaagaTAAGAAAAAAGCAGTGACTCCCGAGAAGGAGGCTTCTGCCAAGGAGAAGGATGAGGCCAAACCCAAAGAGAAGACGGAGGTGGACAAGAAAGACGATGCCAAGGCCAAAGAACCCAGCAAAGCAGCAGAGAAGGAGCCAGAAAAGCCAAAGAAGGAAGAGACGCCAGCAGCCCCCGAGAAAAAAGATGCCAAGGAGGAGAAAGCCACAGAGGCCAAGAAGCCTGAGGAAAAACCCAAACCAGAGGCCCAAGCCAAGGAAGAGCCCAGCAAGGAGGCCCCCACACCCAGCAAAGCCCAGACAGAAAAGGCTGAGAAGTCCTCTAGCACAGACCAGAAAGACAGCCGGCCTCCAGAGAAGGCCGCAGAAGACAAGGCCC